Proteins from a single region of Syngnathus scovelli strain Florida chromosome 7, RoL_Ssco_1.2, whole genome shotgun sequence:
- the blvrb gene encoding flavin reductase (NADPH), which yields MSDSVKNVVIFGSTGMTGQAALPLAAAADYNVTVLVRDPARLPADHKASRVVVGDVLNKDDVKKAMEGQDAVIIILGTRNDLNPTTVMSEGTKNIVEAMKARGIRKVVGCMSAFLLWDRSKVPPRMLAVTEDHDRMYDILKSSGLDYVAVMPPHIGNDLPLTERYSATENSLRGRAISKHDLGHFMVKCLSTNEWDGKAVGVWGEYN from the exons ATGTCGGACTCTGTTAAAAACGTGGTCATTTTTGGATCGACGGGAATGACCGGCCAGGCCGCCCTCCCTCTTGCAGCGGCTGCAG ACTACAATGTGACTGTGCTGGTGCGAGATCCAGCCAGGCTGCCGGCGGACCACAAGGCCTCCAGGGTGGTGGTGGGCGATGTGCTCAACAAGGACGATGTGAAGAAAGCCATGGAGGGCCAGGATGCCGTCATCATCATCCTAGGAACCAGGAATGACCTCA ACCCGACCACCGTCATGTCCGAAGGAACCAAAAATATTGTGGAGGCTATGAAGGCTCGTGGCATCCGCAAAGTAGTGGGCTGCATGTCAG CCTTCCTGCTGTGGGACCGCTCCAAAGTGCCGCCGCGTATGCTGGCCGTCACCGAAGACCACGACAGGATGTACGACATCCTAAAATCGTCCGGCCTGGACTACGTGGCCGTCATGCCGCCTCACATTGGCA ACGATCTTCCTCTGACGGAGCGCTACTCAGCGACGGAGAACTCACTGAGGGGCCGAGCCATCTCCAAACACGACCTGGGACACTTCATGGTCAAGTGTCTGTCCACCAACGAGTGGGACGGCAAGGCAGTGGGCGTGTGGGGAGAATACAATTAA
- the zgc:152863 gene encoding sushi domain-containing protein 6 isoform X1, which produces MSASSLFPWPCPHTIIILLTSLPHLFADANALPTGRMGNCTHPLVPEHGGFRCEPSPCRGFPHRSSVHLFCENGYHTAKSPVSWCHHGAWKPPIPACIRIRGGARVNAGGENFGVPNMATTAVSVSIFLLTTTACLVVKSRLCPCQSHRSHDVSPARRRSSDQLDLMAEVHPISLPSYEEAMYSSWGQPLASSRSPNPGPTQLLLAREPLGDQTSPDNSPPPYEEVQSRRSDNRQLRVSLSDDKDV; this is translated from the exons ATGTCTGCATCATCGTTGTTTCCATGGCCATGTCCACACACCATCATCATCCTCTTGACGTCCTTACCACACCTTTTTGCAG ACGCCAATGCGCTTCCTACAGGCCGTATGGGCAACTGCACCCACCCATTGGTCCCGGAGCACGGGGGCTTCCGCTGTGAGCCATCCCCCTGCCGAGGTTTCCCCCACAGGAGCTCCGTACACCTGTTCTGTGAGAACGGCTATCACACAGCCAAGTCTCCCGTCTCCTGGTGCCATCACGGAGCTTGGAAGCCCCCCATTCCCGCTTGCATCCGCATCAGAG GGGGTGCTCGTGTCAACGCGGGTGGAGAAAACTTTGGCGTGCCCAATATGGCCACGACGGCTGTGAGCGTGTCCATTTTTTTGCTCACCACCACCGCATGCCTTGTGGTCAAGTCCCGCCTCTGTCCctgtcaatcacacag GTCACATGATGTGTCTCCCGCCAGGCGTCGGTCTTCGGACCAACTAGACCTGATGGCTGAGGTACATCCTATCTCGCTACCGTCCTACGAGGAGGCGATGTATAGCAGCTGGGGTCAGCCCCTCGCTTCCTCCCGCTCGCCAAACCCGGGACCCACCCAGCTCCTGCTGGCCCGGGAGCCGCTAGGCGATCAAACCAGCCCTGACAATTCTCCGCCCCCTTACGAGGAGGTCCAATCACGAAGGAGTGACAACCGACAGCTACGCGTTTCTCTGTCGGACGACAAAGATGTTTGA
- the zgc:152863 gene encoding sushi domain-containing protein 6 isoform X2, whose translation MSASSLFPWPCPHTIIILLTSLPHLFADANALPTGRMGNCTHPLVPEHGGFRCEPSPCRGFPHRSSVHLFCENGYHTAKSPVSWCHHGAWKPPIPACIRIRGGARVNAGGENFGVPNMATTAVSVSIFLLTTTACLVVKSRLCPCQSHRRRSSDQLDLMAEVHPISLPSYEEAMYSSWGQPLASSRSPNPGPTQLLLAREPLGDQTSPDNSPPPYEEVQSRRSDNRQLRVSLSDDKDV comes from the exons ATGTCTGCATCATCGTTGTTTCCATGGCCATGTCCACACACCATCATCATCCTCTTGACGTCCTTACCACACCTTTTTGCAG ACGCCAATGCGCTTCCTACAGGCCGTATGGGCAACTGCACCCACCCATTGGTCCCGGAGCACGGGGGCTTCCGCTGTGAGCCATCCCCCTGCCGAGGTTTCCCCCACAGGAGCTCCGTACACCTGTTCTGTGAGAACGGCTATCACACAGCCAAGTCTCCCGTCTCCTGGTGCCATCACGGAGCTTGGAAGCCCCCCATTCCCGCTTGCATCCGCATCAGAG GGGGTGCTCGTGTCAACGCGGGTGGAGAAAACTTTGGCGTGCCCAATATGGCCACGACGGCTGTGAGCGTGTCCATTTTTTTGCTCACCACCACCGCATGCCTTGTGGTCAAGTCCCGCCTCTGTCCctgtcaatcacacag GCGTCGGTCTTCGGACCAACTAGACCTGATGGCTGAGGTACATCCTATCTCGCTACCGTCCTACGAGGAGGCGATGTATAGCAGCTGGGGTCAGCCCCTCGCTTCCTCCCGCTCGCCAAACCCGGGACCCACCCAGCTCCTGCTGGCCCGGGAGCCGCTAGGCGATCAAACCAGCCCTGACAATTCTCCGCCCCCTTACGAGGAGGTCCAATCACGAAGGAGTGACAACCGACAGCTACGCGTTTCTCTGTCGGACGACAAAGATGTTTGA